In one Nicotiana sylvestris chromosome 8, ASM39365v2, whole genome shotgun sequence genomic region, the following are encoded:
- the LOC104217575 gene encoding tryptophan synthase beta chain 1-like: MVCNIEVNFRQAKIATSGEPRLSYSRKWKGKFAIFSVATGPSRVTELPGKLVYYEKKRSILNNEKFGIFGGKFVPETLISSLTKLDYEFNSALHDPQFQMELEVALRDYVGRETPLYFAERLTDHYKSRNRGKGPDIYLKREDLNHVGAHKINNAIAQTMLAKRMDCKNIIAATGAGQHGVATAAACAKLSLECTVFMGSLDMERQPSNVLLMKHLGAKVKSVKGSFKDAVSEGIRSWVNNLETSYFLAGAAIGPHPCPTMVREFQSVIGKETRKQAMDKWGGKPDVLVACVGSGSNALGLFHEFIEDEDVRLIGVEAGGVGLDTGKHSATMARGQVGVYHGAMSYLLQDEEGQIIGPYSIGVGLEYPGVSPELSFLKDIGRAEFSSVKDEQALEAYKLLCRLEGIFPALEASHALAFLDRLCPTLADGEKVVVNLSGRGDKDAATVFNHTTKNE, translated from the exons ATGGTATGTAACATCGAAGTTAATTTTCGACAAGCAAAAATTGCTACATCTGGTGAACCAAGATTGTCATATAGCAGAAAatggaaaggaaaatttgctatATTTTCCGTAGCTACTGGCCCGAGCCGAGTTACAGAGTTACCAGGGAAGCTGGTTTACTATGAAAAAAAGAGATCAATATTGAACAATGAAAAGTTTGGGATTTTTGGTGGAAAGTTCGTACCTGAGACGCTTATATCTTCTTTAACAAAGCTTGATTACGAATTCAACTCTGCTTTGCATGATCCTCAGTTTCAG ATGGAGCTCGAAGTGGCACTAAGGGACTACGTAGGCCGTGAAACTCCTTTATACTTCGCTGAGAGACTAACAGATCACTACAagagcagaaataggggaaaagGGCCAGACATCTATCTAAAAAGAGAAGATTTGAACCATGTTGGAGCACACAAGATCAATAACGCTATTGCACAAACAATGTTGGCTAAGCGCATGGACTGTAAAAATATCATAGCAGCCACCGGTGCTGGCCAGCATGGCGTCGCGACGGCGGCTGCCTGTGCTAAACTCTCATTGGAGTGTACTGTATTCATGGGAAGCTTAGATATGGAGAGACAACCTTCTAATGTACTCTTGATGAAGCATCTTGGTGCAAAG GTGAAATCTGTTAAAGGGAGTTTTAAAGATGCAGTGTCAGAAGGCATTAGAAGTTGGGTTAACAACTTGGAGACAAGCTATTTCTTAGCAGGTGCAGCGATAGGACCACACCCATGTCCAACCATGGTTCGTGAATTCCAATCAGTGATTGGAAAAGAAACGAGGAAACAAGCCATGGACAAATGGGGTGGGAAACCAGATGTGTTAGTGGCTTGTGTAGGTAGTGGCTCTAATGCGTTGGGTCTATTTCATGAATTTATTGAAGATGAAGATGTGAGGCTAATAGGAGTTGAAGCTGGTGGGGTAGGTCTTGATACAGGAAAACACTCAGCAACTATGGCTAGAGGTCAAGTTGGGGTGTATCATGGTGCAATGAGCTATCTGTTACAAGATGAGGAAGGACAAATTATTGGACCTTACTCAATAGGTGTGGG ATTAGAGTACCCCGGTGTTAGCCCAGAGCTTAGCTTTCTAAAGGACATTGGGCGTGCAGAGTTTTCTAGTGTCAAAGATGAACAAGCCttagaag CATATAAACTGTTGTGCAGGCTAGAAGGGATATTCCCAGCCTTAGAAGCTTCACATGCACTTGCATTTCTTGACAGACTTTGCCCTACTCTAGCGGACGGTGAGAAGGTAGTTGTTAATTTGAGCGGTCGCGGAGATAAGGATGCTGCCACAGTCTTCAATCATACAACaaaaaatgaatga